TCTCCGGGTTTATTACCGCGTGAGATGGACTTCGCGAAAATAGCTGCGCGGATTATCATTGTTTTTACCATTTGCTCCATTTTCTTAATCTCTGTCGGATTTAAGCTCCGGGGATCGGGTAAACGGCCACAGATCTTTGAAGAGTTTGGAATTTTCAAATGCTCATAGATTTTCTGAATTTCATCAGCCAGTTGACTCCAGATAAAATGGATAGTATCGCTGTGACCAGGGGAGGACCCTTTGTGGTCATCAATGACGGATTCTTTGCCAACATTAGGGGGAGACCCTTCATTACGAGATTCACCGAGCTTTTTTAATAAATCAATAATTGCTTTTTCCAACACAAGTTTGTCAACTAAATCTGGAGGCAACATTCGGATTATTTCGTCATATATCTTCTCCGCAGACTGCCCGGCAAATTTTTCATTATACAAAGTTGAGGGCGGTAACCTCAAGGATAATTTATCTTTGATAATCGAGTTAATAGCATAATCTATTGCCAACATCCATACACTCCAGATTTTATTTCTACCCCTTCGGATATGGTCGAGTTGATTATGCAGGACTTCGTGGATGAAAATAACCAGATAATAGTCTCGATAATCTTTATATTGGCTCTTTGAAAAATAGTAATGTTTACCGTCGGTAATTGCTGGGCAGTTGAATGGTAATTTATCTTTGATGATTATATTGCCCTGGAGTGCCCAGTATCCAAAATATGGATATTCTTTAATTAGTATTGACCTTGTTTTTATCAGGTAAGCATACATTTCCTTCTCATTTAAGTTTTTCTCTTCCATTCTACCTCCTTAGAAAATAATGATTTTTCCAAAAGTGTTTCTCATTACCGGCCAATATTTAAGCTCCATAATTTTTTCCATCGGGAGCAAAGATTGCAAAATGTTGAATCCGAGGGTCGCCAATTCCATGTCTCCGTTTTCTTGCAGGGCGACAATCAATCTGCTCAATCCTGATGCCTTATCCGGAGAAGCTCCAAGGATTGAAATTAGAAAACACTTTTTATCAATTTCATGCGGTAGTGTTGGTTTTGCCGACTCATCAAACCAAATCTTCCAATCAATGTCACAGTTACAGAAGGTCATAAATTCAATACCGAATGAACTACCCAAACGACCTGTCGCCAGATGTTCAAATACTGGATCATAACTGGGAATATCTTTAATTAGTATTGAAAGTTTCTCCCAGTTTCTTGGATTAGGAAAATTTTGATTTTTATTGTCTAATTCTACATAGATTGCATTGGGTCGGGCATAGAGATAGGCAATAATTCGTGGGTCAATTTTACGCGGAATTGCATATTCATTTATCCATTCCATTGCCGATGGTGTATTGAGTTCAACCACTGAAAAACGGGAGATTAGAGCAGAACGTATCTGGGAAATGTAACCTTCTTTTAAGGAAAGGTTCCCTGCCGCAACTATCATCCAGGAAGGTGGAAGTGTGTATTCACCAAGTTGTCTATCAAGAATAAGCTGGTATGCTGCATTCTGGACTGCGGGTGGTGCAAGATTTATTTCGTCCAGCATTAATATACCACCGTTATCTTGATTAGGCAAAAATTCAGGTATTGCCCAGCGGGTGATATTTCTCTCTTTATCAATATAGGGAAAACCACGCAGATCAGTTGGGTCAAGGAGGGATAGATCCTCTTTTGGATTGCCCGAAAGAATAATATAATTATTATCATCCATTGGCTTATAGATATAGGGGTACTTTTGTAGTATTTCCTGCAGAAACTTATCGTGTAAGATTTTAATTACCAGCCTTTCCTGCATATTTTTTACCTCCTTTTATGTCCACCGATGTCCAGGCATATAATGGTTTTATTTTAATGCCTGAACACCGGTCATTAAAGTGGATAATGTAGCCGTGGATATGCTGTGGGAGAATGTCATTTATTGATTATTCTTTATCATGGAAATCAATATGTTATGCAGCAATATTACATAATATATTGTATTTCCTTTAGGGTGGTCACAATGTTTATCTTTGTGAAGTAATTATTGCCTTCGTTAACTCCGCACAATTTATTGACTTTTTAAAGGCATTGATAATTTCCATTTGCTAATTTTTTGACCCTTTCCAAAATTCTGGATATGTTTTAATTTATCTGGCATAAAAAATTTTATTTCATCAGCTGGATATTGGCAGAAAGACTAAATTCCAGCTTTCTGCTTCTCGCTAACATAATTGAAATATATCAATTTGCCAATGTTTCGAATATTTCCTACTTGGGATTGATATTGCATGCATAACATATTGATATTAAAAAACCTGTGCCGCAAGCGGTCAATATCACTAATCCTGGTCAAGCACCGGAAAGTGAGTTGTTAAAGACCAAATCCCCCAACAGGGGATACAAAACATAAGGACAGCTGCTACTGACGATGCAGTAAACGGCTGAGATATGGTATCTGATAATAATTATAACCCGCAACGAAAGGGGTAGGAGAGGTAGAGCTCGACATTAATCTCTAAATCACTGTTACTACCCCCCCCATATATTTTTATGCATTCAACCTTGAGAGCGTTTCTAACGGTAGTCTTGGTCTAAAAGCGGTCTCGGGCTTCAAACAGCAGACTTTTGGTCAGAAGACCCATCATATATTATAATCAAAATTTTCAAATCGTCAAGGGGTAAAATGCACTTTCGGACTAACCCCATGCATTTTCCTCAGTATACAGTATAATAGTAGCTATATATTATATTAGTTACTACATCCCACCAAGTATGGGTCACAATTCTAAAGCCGATGGATGGAAAAAAACAGGCAGATTGTCTTCTCTATTGACTTTTGCGTATTATTAAATAAACTTAAGTAATATAAAGGAGTACAATATATGGCAAATTACTGGTACGGTTTAGTGATAAGGAACGATGTGAAAAATTATTGTATCAATAACGGTATATTAGTAGATAGAAAGGATAGTAAAGATCTTTATAAAGATGTTAGACCGGGTGATACGATATTCATTATCAAAAAATGGTACAATAGTAATGACTGTGAGATTTATGGTCCATTTATTGCAAAGTCTGGTTTAGAAGAAAAACCAATACAAATTAGTAAACTTACTTTTGACCTGCAAATCAAGATTGAACCATTGGGTGAAATCAGTAAAATTGAAATACCAGATAATGCAGATATCACAAAGGCTATTTTTCAAACAAATAAAAGGCAAATTGATGAAAAAATTGGGAGAGATATAGAAGAGCAATTACAACAAATAAGATTAGAGGCTCAAGAGAAATTTGGGCATAAACCCAGTTTGAAGTTTGAGGATGTAATTGGATTTGAGTATTTGAAAAAGAGAATGAAAAAATTAATTAAAGATTATGAGCGAAAAGAGGCGTATAACCTTCAAATCGCACGCGGTTTTTTTCTATTCGGACCACCTGGAACAGGCAAAACAATATTTATTGATGCGGTTGCTAATGAGTTGGGGTGCGATACTTATCCCGAAATTACCCCGGCGGTAATTGCTGGTTTCCCGGGCGAAGCTGAGAAAAATTTAGAAAATATGCTGGATAGTTATTTCAAGAAATTTGAAAACGAAGGTATTGGCGTTATGTTTATTGACGAATGTGAATCACTATTTCCAGCACGTGCACAAAATTATTCTTCGGTTATGGCGAGAATTGTGCCAACCCTGTTAAGAAAAATAGATAGATTGTTAAAGTATTATCCTCATGAGAAGATATTTATCTTCGCAGTAAGCAATCATCCTGAAGATGTTGATCCGGCATTCCTTCGCCCTGGAAGGTTTGCAGAAATATATTATGTAGGTTTACCGAAAGAAGAAAATATAAGAAAACTCTTTAATTTCTATATCAGACAAAAAATGAATAGTGATACTTTTGACCAGGAGATTTTTAAAGATGATTGTAAAGAATTGTTGAAATTTTTAGAAGACAAAAGAAAATCATTGTGCAACAGAGATAACATACATCCCGAATTCGGTAGATTTTCGCCTGCCGATATTGAAAAAATTATCAAAGATGCGGCATTAGAAGCCCATTATCAAAATAGAAAGATGACTCTTCAGGATTTAAAAGAGGAGATAGAAAAAACAATGCCATCAATTACCAACGAAACCCTTATTGCCATGGAAGACTTCAAAAAATCGCATCCTAACTGGAAAGACGCCGATACTGGAAATCAAGACTGAGAGGAAACCTTACTTGAAATAATCACTTCATACATCTCTTTCAATCTTCGTGCCTTGAAATTGGTTGGCTTTTCGTAATGGATGTTGCTATACGAGGGATGAAATAATACAATCACTTTGAAATTTCTATTATCAAAATGCATATTGAATCCCTCTTCGGGCATTGAGTTGGCAATAGTATATATATTTGCCTTCCTTAGATTCTGTGGGAGATAATCGTTTATCCTGCGCAGGGTTTTTAAGGCATGCTTACCATAAACCACGATATATTCAAGTTTTGGTAAAAGCATTATTTCATTTTTAAGATAATCAACGCAATACCTGTCACAGGTATGATATTTAAAATATTTTCTTTCATAAGGAATACATTTAACCGCCATTGTCCAGTAGACAAATTTATCTTCAGTGGGATTAAAAGGTCTGCCAATCATACGACAAATATCTTTTGTTACTTTACCCTTTTGCGCTATAGCTTTCTTTGTCAAATGTTGGAAAATCTCATCATAACTCAAACTATGATAATTTGGTGGTATTTCTTCAGAAAGGAATAATACCGAAACACAATCAAGTGAACGCTCCAGACGCTTGAACAAAAAAGGCTTAAAATGCTTGAATCTCGGGCATTGATCATTCTGACAGTTCATCACACTATTATGTAA
This is a stretch of genomic DNA from candidate division WOR-3 bacterium. It encodes these proteins:
- a CDS encoding uracil-DNA glycosylase family protein gives rise to the protein MDLKTYNDLHNSVMNCQNDQCPRFKHFKPFLFKRLERSLDCVSVLFLSEEIPPNYHSLSYDEIFQHLTKKAIAQKGKVTKDICRMIGRPFNPTEDKFVYWTMAVKCIPYERKYFKYHTCDRYCVDYLKNEIMLLPKLEYIVVYGKHALKTLRRINDYLPQNLRKANIYTIANSMPEEGFNMHFDNRNFKVIVLFHPSYSNIHYEKPTNFKARRLKEMYEVIISSKVSSQS
- a CDS encoding VWA-like domain-containing protein, whose protein sequence is MEEKNLNEKEMYAYLIKTRSILIKEYPYFGYWALQGNIIIKDKLPFNCPAITDGKHYYFSKSQYKDYRDYYLVIFIHEVLHNQLDHIRRGRNKIWSVWMLAIDYAINSIIKDKLSLRLPPSTLYNEKFAGQSAEKIYDEIIRMLPPDLVDKLVLEKAIIDLLKKLGESRNEGSPPNVGKESVIDDHKGSSPGHSDTIHFIWSQLADEIQKIYEHLKIPNSSKICGRLPDPRSLNPTEIKKMEQMVKTMIIRAAIFAKSISRGNKPGEMERYVDGLLKPKLDLREVLDMFAYRIGKGMDDYSFYKKNKREAELILPGTVGINRHIVIAIDTSGSINDDQLKRFLSEASTLSGTKTKITMVCVDTSVYGPIEIAEYEDIYDKVVEHKVLRGGGGTDFRGFFDFLNTLSQPIDGVIFFTDGCACYPDKSKEPDYPVLWIITERGENNTPPFGEILYLESPE
- a CDS encoding ATP-binding protein, with the protein product MANYWYGLVIRNDVKNYCINNGILVDRKDSKDLYKDVRPGDTIFIIKKWYNSNDCEIYGPFIAKSGLEEKPIQISKLTFDLQIKIEPLGEISKIEIPDNADITKAIFQTNKRQIDEKIGRDIEEQLQQIRLEAQEKFGHKPSLKFEDVIGFEYLKKRMKKLIKDYERKEAYNLQIARGFFLFGPPGTGKTIFIDAVANELGCDTYPEITPAVIAGFPGEAEKNLENMLDSYFKKFENEGIGVMFIDECESLFPARAQNYSSVMARIVPTLLRKIDRLLKYYPHEKIFIFAVSNHPEDVDPAFLRPGRFAEIYYVGLPKEENIRKLFNFYIRQKMNSDTFDQEIFKDDCKELLKFLEDKRKSLCNRDNIHPEFGRFSPADIEKIIKDAALEAHYQNRKMTLQDLKEEIEKTMPSITNETLIAMEDFKKSHPNWKDADTGNQD